A region of Rhodospirillales bacterium DNA encodes the following proteins:
- the addB gene encoding double-strand break repair protein AddB produces the protein MADAPRGVLTIAADQPFVDALARGLLAAYGGDPLLFASVRVLLPTRRAARSLREAFLRETRGAPLLLPRLTPVGDVDEDDLAVAATPLGEESDAAFDIPPAIAPLEREAFLTRLVAGYGATSDARVAPSSAQALRLARELARLLDELTIEGVGFERLATVVDEGFASHWQRTLTFLKIVGENWPAKLAERGAIDAVDRRNRLLRAQAARWRAEPPAFPVVAAGSTGTQPATRELLAVVAGLPRGAVVLPGLDQELDDESWSRLDPTHPQFALRELLAALEVDRRAVGAWTSGERVDDARRRALSAVMRPAETTEGWSAGAQLDPESLPHVTRVDCATSQQEAVVVAMAPREALERPGRTAALVTPDRDLARRVAVELRRWDIRIDDSAGAPLAESPPGAFLRLVARLAAGDFAPLDLLAVLKHPLAALKLPRGRALAAVRRLDRLALRGPKPDPGLDAIAAIAEAETAKRPADRAALRDLIARLRTALAAVRNRPAEAIAATARLDALARAAEALAATDTETGAERLWRGDAGEALANAVVAWRDALGELPDVTLAEIPALLDQLLDGIVVRPRHGGHPRLAILGPLEARLQRADLLVLGGLNEGVWPPAVDTGPWLNRPMRDKLGLPRPERRVGLAAHDFAQAFAASEVLLTRADRVGGAPTVASRWLARLDALSLRGEDPRDATPDYVARGRGRAVWADALDAPQVYAPWKRPAPRPPLAARPRELSVSSIEQWRRDPYGLYARKILRLDRLDDIEATPGAAERGSALHATIERFLTAFPDTLPSDAVERMIDIGKQELRDLLRAPAERAFWWSRFERMAAWIVETERARRGGGARPLAHEIAGTLTLRTAGGPFAVTARADRIDRLADGSWEIIDYKTGATPSKRELEALYAPQLPLEAAIATGGGFKAGGAAPAAVALSYWRLNGQDTGGRIVAIDDAESLRDQTLAMLAAMVARFDDPAVPYDALPWPAFGPRFNDYEHLERVLEWSSGGDGESGGGDPS, from the coding sequence GTGGCCGACGCGCCGCGCGGCGTGCTCACCATCGCCGCCGACCAGCCGTTCGTCGACGCGCTCGCGCGCGGCCTGCTGGCGGCCTACGGCGGCGATCCACTGCTCTTCGCGTCGGTGCGCGTGTTGCTGCCGACGCGGCGCGCGGCCCGCTCGCTGCGCGAGGCGTTCCTGCGCGAGACCAGGGGCGCGCCGCTGCTGCTGCCGCGGCTGACGCCGGTCGGCGACGTCGACGAGGACGATCTGGCCGTCGCGGCGACGCCGCTGGGCGAGGAATCCGACGCCGCGTTCGACATCCCGCCGGCCATCGCGCCGCTCGAGCGCGAGGCGTTCCTGACGCGACTGGTCGCCGGCTACGGCGCGACGTCGGACGCGCGCGTCGCGCCGTCGAGCGCGCAGGCGCTGCGGCTGGCCCGCGAGCTGGCGCGGCTGCTCGACGAGCTCACCATCGAGGGCGTCGGATTCGAACGCCTGGCGACGGTGGTCGACGAGGGCTTCGCGTCGCATTGGCAGCGGACGCTGACGTTCCTCAAGATCGTCGGCGAGAACTGGCCCGCCAAGCTGGCGGAGCGCGGCGCCATCGACGCGGTCGACCGCCGCAACCGGTTGTTGCGCGCGCAGGCCGCGCGTTGGCGCGCCGAGCCGCCGGCGTTTCCCGTCGTCGCCGCCGGTTCGACCGGCACGCAACCGGCGACGCGCGAGCTGCTGGCGGTCGTGGCCGGGCTGCCGCGCGGCGCCGTGGTGCTGCCGGGCCTGGACCAGGAACTCGACGACGAGAGCTGGAGCCGGCTCGACCCGACGCATCCGCAGTTCGCGCTACGCGAGCTGCTGGCGGCGTTGGAGGTCGACCGCCGCGCGGTCGGCGCGTGGACGTCCGGCGAGCGCGTCGACGACGCGCGCCGCCGCGCGCTGTCGGCGGTGATGCGCCCGGCCGAGACCACGGAGGGCTGGAGCGCCGGCGCGCAGCTCGATCCGGAATCCCTGCCGCACGTCACGCGCGTGGACTGCGCCACGTCGCAGCAGGAGGCGGTGGTCGTCGCCATGGCGCCGCGCGAGGCGCTCGAGCGGCCCGGCCGCACCGCCGCGCTAGTCACGCCCGACCGCGACCTCGCGCGGCGCGTCGCGGTCGAGCTGCGCCGCTGGGACATCCGCATCGACGATTCGGCGGGCGCGCCGCTGGCGGAGTCGCCGCCGGGCGCGTTCCTGCGGCTGGTCGCGCGGCTGGCCGCCGGCGATTTCGCGCCGCTCGACCTGCTGGCGGTCCTGAAGCATCCCCTCGCGGCGCTCAAGCTGCCACGTGGCCGGGCGCTCGCCGCGGTCCGCCGTCTCGACCGGCTGGCGCTACGCGGACCGAAGCCCGACCCCGGCCTCGACGCGATCGCCGCCATCGCCGAGGCGGAGACCGCGAAACGCCCGGCCGACCGCGCCGCGCTGCGCGATCTGATCGCGCGTCTGCGGACCGCGCTCGCGGCGGTCCGCAATCGTCCGGCCGAAGCCATCGCCGCGACCGCGCGCCTCGACGCGTTGGCGCGCGCCGCGGAGGCGCTGGCCGCGACCGACACCGAGACCGGCGCCGAGCGGCTCTGGCGCGGCGACGCCGGCGAGGCGCTGGCGAACGCCGTGGTGGCGTGGCGCGACGCCTTGGGTGAGTTGCCGGATGTCACGTTGGCGGAGATTCCCGCGCTGCTCGACCAGTTGCTCGACGGCATCGTCGTGCGCCCGCGCCACGGCGGCCATCCGCGGCTGGCGATCCTCGGCCCCTTGGAGGCGCGCCTGCAGCGCGCCGATCTACTGGTGCTCGGCGGGCTGAACGAGGGCGTGTGGCCGCCGGCCGTCGACACCGGCCCGTGGCTCAACCGGCCGATGCGCGACAAGCTCGGCCTGCCGCGGCCGGAGCGCCGCGTCGGCCTGGCGGCACACGATTTCGCGCAGGCCTTCGCGGCATCCGAAGTGCTGCTGACGCGCGCCGACCGGGTCGGCGGCGCGCCCACCGTGGCGAGCCGCTGGCTGGCGCGGCTCGACGCGCTGTCGCTGCGCGGCGAGGATCCCCGCGATGCGACGCCGGACTACGTCGCGCGCGGCCGCGGACGCGCGGTGTGGGCCGACGCGCTCGACGCGCCGCAGGTCTACGCGCCATGGAAGCGCCCCGCGCCCAGGCCGCCCCTCGCCGCGCGGCCGCGCGAGCTGTCGGTGTCGTCGATCGAGCAGTGGCGTCGCGATCCCTACGGCCTCTACGCCCGCAAGATCCTTCGCCTCGACCGGCTCGACGACATCGAGGCGACGCCGGGCGCGGCCGAGCGCGGCAGCGCGCTGCACGCGACCATCGAGCGGTTCCTGACGGCGTTCCCCGACACGCTGCCGTCGGACGCGGTCGAACGGATGATCGACATCGGCAAGCAGGAGCTGCGCGACCTGCTGCGGGCGCCGGCCGAACGCGCCTTCTGGTGGTCGCGCTTCGAGCGCATGGCGGCGTGGATCGTGGAGACCGAGCGGGCGCGGCGCGGCGGCGGCGCCCGGCCGCTGGCGCACGAGATCGCGGGCACGCTGACGCTGCGGACCGCCGGCGGTCCGTTCGCCGTGACGGCGCGCGCCGACCGCATCGACCGCCTGGCCGACGGAAGCTGGGAGATCATCGACTACAAGACCGGCGCCACGCCTTCCAAGAGGGAGCTGGAGGCGCTGTACGCGCCGCAGCTGCCGCTCGAGGCGGCGATCGCGACGGGCGGCGGCTTCAAGGCCGGCGGCGCGGCGCCGGCGGCCGTGGCGCTGTCCTACTGGCGCCTCAACGGCCAGGACACGGGCGGCAGGATCGTCGCGATCGACGACGCCGAGAGTTTGCGCGACCAGACCTTGGCGATGCTCGCGGCCATGGTCGCGCGCTTCGACGATCCCGCCGTTCCCTACGACGCGCTGCCGTGGCCGGCGTTCGGGCCGCGCTTCAACGACTACGAGCATCTCGAACGCGTCCTCGAATGGTCGTCCGGCGGCGACGGCGAATCCGGCGGCGGCGACCCGTCATGA
- a CDS encoding nucleotidyltransferase family protein encodes MTGRTIRQAMVLAAGRGERMRPLTDSRPKPLIEVAGRTLLDRALDSLAASGVERAVVNTHYLGGMVAAQLAGRARPAITLSPEEMLLDTGGGVAKALPAFGDEPFFTVNSDALWLDGATPMLGRLAAQWDPAEMDALLLLHPAVATRGYEPAAMGDYHLGPDSRARWRGRTGVAPFVFAGVTVCHRGLYAGAPEGPFSQLRLWNEAEARGRLFGLRHDGEYFHVGTPDALAEAEAFLGRGGRSTRSME; translated from the coding sequence ATGACGGGGCGGACGATCCGGCAGGCGATGGTGCTGGCCGCGGGCCGCGGCGAGCGCATGCGGCCGCTGACCGACTCCCGGCCGAAGCCCTTGATCGAGGTCGCCGGCCGGACGTTGCTCGACCGCGCCCTCGATTCGCTGGCCGCGTCGGGGGTCGAACGCGCCGTCGTCAACACCCACTATCTCGGCGGGATGGTGGCGGCGCAACTCGCCGGCCGGGCCCGACCCGCGATCACCTTGTCGCCGGAGGAGATGCTGCTCGACACCGGCGGCGGAGTGGCGAAGGCGCTGCCCGCGTTCGGCGACGAACCCTTCTTCACCGTCAACAGCGACGCGTTGTGGCTCGACGGCGCCACGCCGATGCTCGGCCGGCTGGCGGCGCAGTGGGATCCGGCGGAGATGGACGCGCTGCTGCTGCTGCATCCCGCCGTCGCCACCCGCGGCTACGAACCGGCCGCCATGGGCGACTACCATCTCGGCCCCGACAGCCGGGCGCGCTGGCGCGGCCGGACGGGCGTGGCGCCGTTCGTGTTCGCCGGCGTGACCGTGTGCCACCGCGGGCTCTACGCCGGCGCGCCGGAGGGGCCGTTCTCGCAGCTCCGCCTGTGGAACGAGGCCGAGGCGCGCGGCCGCCTGTTCGGCCTGCGCCACGACGGCGAGTATTTCCACGTCGGCACGCCGGACGCGCTGGCCGAGGCGGAGGCGTTCCTCGGCCGCGGCGGACGCTCCACCCGGTCGATGGAGTGA
- a CDS encoding phosphotransferase, whose amino-acid sequence MVDDRAARRRAFVVDSGWGDATESLLAGDASFRKYFRLRRGDGTRVVMDAPPPEEDVRPFTRIGRHLSALGFSAPEIHAVDDAAGFLLLEDLGDDTYARVLARGLAAGTGGDERGLYALAVDALAALHGRGDTALLPDLTAYAGDALVEAAMLLPEWYLPAAAGREARADELASYRAAWRDTLAAMPAHAETLLLRDFHMDNLLWLPGRPGVRACGLLDFQDAQRGHAAYDLMSLIEDARRDIAPALRDDMLARYEAAAGVADRAAFRAAFAILAAQRHARVVGLFVRLLRRDGKPVYLPHLPRVWRLLDRALEHEACAPLRRWIAAHLPPDARVVRA is encoded by the coding sequence GTGGTTGACGACCGCGCCGCGCGCCGCCGCGCCTTCGTCGTCGATTCCGGCTGGGGCGACGCCACCGAGTCGCTCCTCGCGGGCGACGCCTCGTTCCGCAAGTACTTCCGCCTGCGCCGGGGCGACGGCACACGCGTGGTGATGGACGCGCCGCCGCCGGAGGAGGACGTGCGGCCGTTCACGCGGATCGGCCGCCACCTGAGCGCGCTGGGATTCAGCGCGCCGGAGATCCACGCCGTCGACGACGCGGCGGGCTTCCTGCTGCTGGAGGATCTCGGCGACGACACCTACGCGCGGGTGCTGGCGCGTGGACTGGCTGCCGGCACCGGCGGCGACGAGCGCGGACTCTACGCGCTGGCGGTCGACGCCCTGGCGGCGCTGCACGGACGCGGCGACACGGCGCTGCTGCCGGATCTCACGGCCTACGCCGGCGACGCGCTGGTCGAGGCGGCGATGCTGCTGCCGGAATGGTACCTGCCCGCCGCCGCCGGCCGCGAGGCGCGCGCCGACGAACTGGCCTCGTACCGCGCGGCGTGGCGCGATACGCTGGCCGCCATGCCCGCCCACGCCGAGACGCTGCTGCTGCGCGACTTCCACATGGACAACCTGCTGTGGCTGCCCGGCCGGCCGGGGGTGCGCGCGTGCGGCCTGCTCGATTTCCAGGACGCGCAGCGCGGCCACGCCGCCTACGACCTGATGTCGCTGATCGAGGACGCGCGGCGCGACATCGCGCCGGCGCTGCGCGACGACATGCTGGCCAGATACGAGGCCGCCGCCGGAGTGGCCGACCGCGCCGCCTTCCGCGCCGCGTTCGCGATCCTCGCCGCCCAGCGCCACGCCCGCGTCGTCGGCCTGTTCGTGCGGCTGCTGCGGCGCGACGGGAAGCCGGTCTACCTGCCGCACCTGCCGCGGGTGTGGCGTCTGCTCGACCGCGCGCTGGAGCACGAGGCCTGCGCGCCGCTGCGCCGCTGGATCGCCGCGCATCTTCCGCCCGACGCGCGCGTGGTGCGGGCATGA
- the tsaE gene encoding tRNA (adenosine(37)-N6)-threonylcarbamoyltransferase complex ATPase subunit type 1 TsaE, producing the protein MGDASETPRDIALPDLAATRRLGAALAALLRARDVVALRGDLGAGKTELARAILRAAAGDPELIVPSPTFTLVETYDTHLGPVTHFDLYRLDAPDELRELGFEEALADGACLVEWPERAGGLLPADRLDIALTVDDRDGARRATLAGGPSWSDRVARLAAEMARG; encoded by the coding sequence GTGGGCGACGCCAGCGAAACGCCGCGCGACATCGCGCTCCCCGATCTCGCCGCGACCCGCCGGCTGGGCGCGGCGTTGGCGGCGCTGTTGCGCGCGCGCGACGTGGTGGCGCTGCGCGGCGATCTGGGCGCCGGCAAGACCGAGCTGGCGCGCGCGATCCTGCGCGCCGCCGCCGGCGATCCGGAGCTGATCGTGCCGAGCCCGACCTTCACGCTGGTCGAGACCTACGACACGCACCTCGGACCGGTGACGCATTTCGACCTCTATCGCCTCGACGCGCCGGACGAGTTGCGCGAGCTGGGATTCGAGGAGGCGCTGGCCGACGGCGCCTGCCTGGTGGAGTGGCCGGAGCGCGCCGGCGGCCTGCTGCCGGCGGATCGCCTCGACATCGCGCTGACGGTCGACGACCGCGACGGCGCGCGCCGCGCCACGCTGGCCGGCGGTCCGTCCTGGTCGGACCGCGTCGCACGACTGGCCGCCGAGATGGCCCGTGGTTGA
- a CDS encoding adenosylhomocysteinase, with translation MAKDSKDYVVKDIGLADWGRKELDMAETEMPGLMAIRKEYGRKKPLKGARIAGSLHMTIQTGVLIETLKALGADVRWASCNIYSTQDHAAAAIAKAGTPVFAIKGESLQEYWDYTHRIFEWHDGGAPNMILDDGGDATLLVHLGMRAEKEPKLVSKPTNEEEEVLYACIRKTNKERPGWYASLGKSIRGLSEETTTGVHRLYQMEKDGRLLWPAINVNDSVTKSKFDNLYGCRESLVDGIRRGTDVMMSGKVAMVAGFGDVGKGSAASLRQAGCRVMVSEVDPICALQAAMEGYEVVTMEDAAPRADIFVTATGNLDVITLDHMRAMKHRAIVCNIGHFDSEIQVASLKNYKWHNVKPQVDEIEFPDGKRIILLSEGRLVNLGNATGHPSFVMSSSFSNQTLAQIELWTNPGKYEKKVYTLPKHLDEKVAALHLEKIGATLTKLSKPQADYIGVPQQGPFKGDAYRY, from the coding sequence ATGGCCAAGGACAGCAAGGACTACGTCGTCAAGGACATCGGACTCGCCGACTGGGGCCGCAAGGAACTGGACATGGCCGAGACGGAGATGCCCGGCCTGATGGCGATCCGCAAGGAGTACGGGCGCAAGAAGCCGCTGAAGGGCGCGCGCATCGCCGGCTCGCTGCACATGACGATCCAGACCGGGGTGCTGATCGAGACGCTCAAGGCGCTGGGCGCCGACGTGCGGTGGGCCTCGTGCAACATCTACTCGACGCAGGACCACGCCGCCGCCGCCATCGCCAAGGCCGGCACGCCGGTGTTCGCGATCAAGGGCGAGTCGCTGCAGGAGTACTGGGACTACACGCACCGCATCTTCGAGTGGCACGACGGCGGCGCGCCGAACATGATCCTCGACGACGGCGGCGACGCCACCCTGCTGGTCCATCTCGGCATGCGCGCCGAGAAGGAGCCGAAGCTGGTGTCGAAGCCGACCAACGAGGAGGAGGAGGTCCTCTACGCCTGCATCCGGAAGACGAACAAGGAGCGCCCCGGCTGGTACGCGTCGCTGGGCAAGAGCATCCGCGGCCTCAGCGAGGAGACGACGACGGGCGTGCACCGCCTCTACCAGATGGAGAAGGACGGCCGCCTGCTGTGGCCGGCGATCAACGTCAACGACTCGGTGACCAAGTCGAAGTTCGACAACCTCTACGGCTGCCGCGAGTCGCTGGTCGACGGCATCCGCCGCGGCACCGACGTGATGATGTCGGGCAAGGTGGCGATGGTCGCGGGCTTCGGCGACGTCGGCAAGGGATCGGCCGCCTCGCTGCGCCAGGCCGGCTGCCGCGTGATGGTGTCGGAGGTCGACCCGATCTGCGCGCTGCAGGCGGCGATGGAGGGCTACGAGGTCGTGACCATGGAGGACGCCGCCCCGCGCGCCGACATCTTCGTGACCGCGACCGGCAACCTCGACGTCATCACGCTAGACCACATGCGCGCCATGAAGCACCGCGCCATCGTCTGCAACATCGGCCACTTCGACAGCGAGATCCAGGTCGCGAGCCTGAAGAACTACAAGTGGCACAACGTCAAGCCGCAGGTCGACGAGATCGAGTTCCCCGACGGCAAGCGCATCATCCTGCTGTCCGAGGGCCGGCTGGTGAACCTCGGCAACGCGACGGGTCATCCCAGCTTCGTGATGTCGTCGTCGTTCAGCAACCAGACGCTGGCGCAGATCGAGCTGTGGACCAATCCGGGCAAGTACGAGAAGAAGGTCTACACGCTGCCGAAGCACCTCGACGAGAAGGTGGCGGCGCTGCATCTCGAGAAGATCGGCGCCACCCTGACCAAGCTGTCGAAGCCGCAGGCCGACTACATCGGCGTGCCGCAGCAGGGCCCGTTCAAGGGCGACGCCTACCGCTACTAG
- a CDS encoding RidA family protein yields the protein MKDLGIKLPPVSSPVANYVNAVRTGNLLYLSGKGPGAVSGKVGVDMTVQEAKWHARATGLNLISVMKAELGDLDRVSRVVKVLGMVNCDPEFTEQPKVINGCSDLFVEVFGDRGRHARSAVGMGSLPNGIPVEIEVIVEVAGAAPAATRAAPARKAAARKAPARKAPAAKKKVAKKAVKKAAKKKKR from the coding sequence ATGAAGGACCTGGGGATCAAGCTGCCCCCGGTCAGTTCGCCGGTGGCCAACTACGTCAACGCCGTGCGCACCGGCAATCTGCTCTACCTCTCGGGCAAGGGGCCCGGCGCGGTCAGCGGCAAGGTCGGCGTCGACATGACGGTGCAGGAGGCGAAGTGGCACGCCCGCGCCACCGGCCTCAACCTGATCTCGGTGATGAAGGCCGAACTGGGCGACCTCGACCGCGTGTCCCGCGTCGTCAAGGTGCTCGGCATGGTCAACTGCGACCCCGAGTTCACCGAGCAACCCAAGGTGATCAACGGCTGCTCCGACCTGTTCGTCGAGGTGTTCGGCGACCGCGGCCGTCACGCCCGCTCGGCGGTCGGCATGGGTTCGTTGCCGAACGGCATTCCCGTCGAGATCGAGGTGATCGTCGAGGTCGCGGGCGCCGCGCCCGCCGCCACGCGGGCCGCGCCGGCGCGCAAGGCCGCGGCTCGTAAGGCGCCCGCCCGCAAGGCGCCGGCGGCCAAGAAGAAGGTCGCGAAAAAAGCGGTGAAGAAGGCCGCGAAGAAGAAAAAGCGCTGA
- a CDS encoding phosphoribosylanthranilate isomerase translates to MTVLAKICGLRTAETIAAAVAGRARYVGFVAYPPSPRHLAFHEAEALAAEVPAHLLRVGLFVDPDDRLLGEWTEGGALDMLQLHGIETAARVREIRESFELPVMKAVRVATRDDVRHAIDVYAPVADRLLFDAAPPSGDSSALPGGNGLPFDWRLLDGVEVPVPWMLSGGLTADNVAAAVRATGAKVVDVSSGVESSRGVKSPELIRRFLAAVAAL, encoded by the coding sequence ATGACCGTGCTCGCCAAGATATGCGGCCTGAGGACCGCCGAGACCATCGCCGCCGCCGTCGCCGGGCGGGCGCGCTACGTCGGCTTCGTCGCCTACCCGCCCTCGCCGCGCCATCTCGCCTTCCACGAGGCCGAGGCGCTGGCCGCCGAGGTGCCGGCGCATCTGCTGCGGGTCGGATTGTTCGTCGACCCCGACGACCGGCTGCTGGGCGAGTGGACCGAGGGCGGCGCGCTGGACATGCTGCAGCTGCACGGAATCGAGACGGCGGCGCGGGTGCGCGAGATCAGGGAATCCTTCGAGTTGCCGGTCATGAAGGCCGTCCGCGTGGCGACGCGCGACGACGTCCGCCACGCCATCGACGTCTACGCCCCGGTCGCCGACCGTCTGCTGTTCGACGCCGCCCCGCCCTCGGGCGATTCCTCGGCCCTGCCCGGCGGCAACGGCCTGCCGTTCGACTGGCGCCTGCTCGACGGCGTCGAGGTGCCGGTGCCGTGGATGCTGTCGGGCGGGCTGACGGCGGACAACGTGGCCGCCGCCGTGCGCGCCACCGGCGCCAAGGTGGTCGACGTCTCGTCCGGCGTGGAGTCCAGCCGAGGCGTCAAGTCCCCCGAGCTGATCCGCCGCTTCCTGGCCGCCGTCGCGGCGCTCTGA
- the pyrF gene encoding orotidine-5'-phosphate decarboxylase, giving the protein MGNANPIYAAVDTTDLTRAAKLIRRLTDGAPAVGGIKLGLEFFLAHGAPGIRYAFPEPVRLTGVGFFLDLKLHDIPNTVAGGIRAVAELAPTYITIHAAGGPAMLKAAVAEAADAAARLGVVRTRLLGVTVLTSLDDSDLAATGVADRSADQVKRLALLARDSGLDGVICSPREIAPLRAVCGPDFELVTPGIRPSGAAVGDQKRVMTPRDAMRAGATALVVGRPISEAADPRQAALDIAYEADLGGKILAQAGG; this is encoded by the coding sequence ATGGGGAACGCCAATCCGATCTACGCCGCCGTCGACACCACCGACCTGACGCGCGCCGCCAAGCTCATCCGCCGCCTGACCGACGGCGCGCCGGCCGTGGGCGGAATCAAGCTGGGGCTTGAGTTCTTCCTCGCCCACGGCGCGCCGGGCATCCGCTACGCCTTCCCCGAGCCGGTGCGGCTCACCGGCGTCGGTTTCTTCCTCGATCTCAAGCTGCACGACATCCCCAACACCGTCGCCGGCGGCATCCGCGCGGTGGCCGAGCTGGCGCCGACCTACATCACCATCCACGCCGCCGGCGGTCCGGCCATGCTCAAGGCCGCCGTCGCCGAGGCGGCCGACGCGGCGGCGCGGCTGGGCGTCGTCCGCACCCGCCTGCTGGGCGTCACGGTGCTGACCTCGCTGGACGATTCCGACCTCGCCGCCACCGGCGTCGCCGACCGGTCGGCCGACCAGGTCAAGCGGCTGGCGCTTCTGGCGCGGGACAGCGGGCTCGACGGCGTGATCTGCTCGCCGCGCGAGATCGCCCCGCTGCGCGCGGTGTGCGGGCCGGATTTCGAGCTGGTGACGCCGGGCATCCGGCCATCCGGCGCCGCCGTCGGCGACCAGAAGCGGGTGATGACGCCGCGCGACGCCATGCGCGCCGGCGCCACGGCGCTGGTGGTCGGCCGGCCGATCTCGGAGGCCGCCGACCCGCGTCAGGCGGCGCTCGACATCGCCTACGAGGCCGATCTCGGCGGCAAGATCCTCGCCCAGGCCGGCGGCTGA
- a CDS encoding CCA tRNA nucleotidyltransferase, protein MQPHATLPVQPWMTAPDARATLDALAAAGIAARFVGGCVRDALAGRAVGDIDIAVDREPEAVMKALRAAAIKVVPTGIKHGTVTAVVAGKPFEITTLRRDVETFGRHARVAFTDDWRADAARRDFTINAMSCDRDGGLWDFFGGRDDLAAGRVRFVGDAATRIDEDVLRILRFFRFHAWFGRPPFDAAGLAACAAAAARLRDLSAERVRKETLRLLEAPDPAPTVAAMAGIGLFAHWIPEYAGTALLDLVVANETRAVDVDGLRRLAALLAPASDATAFGKRLRLSTQEALRLEVMLAPTPALDVRDDPAIRRQIHELARVLYLDRLMRFDAAADPARWARARDLASTWDAPELPVGGADALAAGMKAGPKVGALISALEAWWVAGDFAAGREACLAELRRRIAAGDHA, encoded by the coding sequence ATGCAACCCCACGCCACCCTCCCCGTCCAGCCTTGGATGACCGCGCCCGACGCCCGGGCGACGCTCGACGCGCTGGCGGCGGCGGGCATCGCCGCGCGCTTCGTCGGCGGCTGCGTGCGCGACGCGCTGGCCGGCCGCGCGGTCGGCGACATCGACATCGCCGTCGACCGCGAACCCGAGGCGGTGATGAAGGCGCTGCGCGCGGCCGCCATCAAGGTCGTGCCGACCGGCATCAAGCACGGCACCGTCACCGCCGTGGTCGCGGGCAAGCCGTTCGAGATCACGACGCTTCGACGCGACGTCGAGACCTTCGGCCGCCACGCCCGCGTCGCCTTCACCGACGACTGGCGCGCCGACGCCGCGCGCCGCGATTTCACCATCAACGCGATGTCGTGCGACCGCGATGGCGGGCTCTGGGATTTCTTCGGCGGCCGCGACGATCTCGCCGCCGGCCGGGTGCGCTTCGTCGGCGACGCCGCCACCCGGATCGACGAGGACGTCCTGCGAATCCTGCGCTTCTTCCGCTTCCACGCGTGGTTCGGTCGTCCCCCGTTCGACGCGGCGGGGCTCGCGGCCTGCGCGGCGGCCGCCGCGCGCCTGCGCGATCTCTCGGCCGAGCGCGTGCGCAAGGAGACGCTGCGCCTGCTGGAAGCGCCCGATCCGGCGCCGACGGTCGCGGCGATGGCCGGGATCGGCCTGTTCGCGCACTGGATTCCGGAATACGCCGGCACCGCGCTGCTGGACCTCGTCGTCGCCAATGAGACGCGCGCCGTCGATGTCGACGGGCTGCGCCGGCTGGCGGCGCTGCTGGCGCCGGCCAGCGACGCGACCGCGTTCGGTAAGCGCCTGCGCTTGTCGACGCAGGAGGCGCTGCGGCTCGAGGTGATGCTGGCGCCGACGCCGGCGCTCGACGTGCGCGACGATCCCGCGATCCGGCGCCAGATCCACGAGCTGGCCAGGGTCCTGTATCTTGATCGTCTGATGCGTTTCGACGCCGCCGCCGATCCGGCGCGTTGGGCCCGCGCCCGCGACCTCGCGTCGACATGGGACGCCCCGGAACTGCCGGTGGGCGGCGCCGACGCTCTGGCGGCCGGCATGAAGGCGGGCCCGAAGGTCGGCGCGCTGATCTCGGCGCTGGAGGCGTGGTGGGTCGCGGGCGACTTCGCCGCCGGCCGCGAGGCGTGCCTCGCGGAGCTGCGGCGGCGGATCGCGGCCGGAGACCACGCGTGA
- a CDS encoding CoA pyrophosphatase produces the protein MTREEVRGRLQARTDAIAAGRLVPPPYVGSDFALNNGDVIPEVLRHASVLVPLVDRDEGLTVLLTQRTADMPSHAGQIAFPGGRRHDDEDAITTALRETEEEVGVPRDLVDVISPIDNYVTGSGYIITPIVGLVAPRFDLRPDPREVADVFEVPLSFFLDPANHHIHSRNFQGRERRFYAMPYGERYVWGATAGMLKNLWRILSDRPD, from the coding sequence ATGACGCGCGAGGAGGTCCGCGGACGCCTCCAGGCCCGGACGGACGCCATCGCCGCCGGTCGTCTGGTGCCGCCGCCCTATGTCGGGAGCGATTTCGCCCTCAACAACGGCGACGTGATCCCCGAGGTGCTGCGCCACGCCTCGGTCCTGGTGCCGCTGGTCGACCGGGACGAGGGTCTGACCGTGCTGCTCACCCAGCGCACGGCGGATATGCCCAGCCACGCCGGCCAGATCGCCTTCCCCGGCGGCCGCCGCCACGACGACGAGGACGCCATCACCACGGCCCTGCGCGAGACCGAGGAGGAGGTCGGCGTCCCCCGCGATCTTGTCGACGTGATCTCGCCGATCGACAACTACGTCACCGGATCGGGCTATATCATCACCCCGATCGTGGGTCTGGTGGCGCCGCGGTTCGACCTGCGGCCCGATCCGCGCGAGGTCGCCGACGTCTTCGAGGTGCCGCTGTCGTTCTTCCTCGACCCCGCCAACCACCACATCCATTCCCGCAATTTCCAGGGCCGCGAGCGGCGTTTCTACGCGATGCCCTACGGCGAGCGCTACGTCTGGGGCGCGACCGCCGGTATGCTGAAGAACCTCTGGCGCATCCTGTCGGATCGGCCGGACTGA